One region of Deinococcus koreensis genomic DNA includes:
- a CDS encoding DM13 domain-containing protein: MKTLTRTALTILSALTLTSLATAAMPAVTPGAFHALGAPTSGSARIVQKAGKATLELKNFKTEVGPDLQVWLYQAAAPRKGANDVQIAKGKYLKVGELKKFKGEFSFALPAGTRLTDYKSVVIWCQQVMTAFGAADLK, from the coding sequence ATGAAGACCCTGACCCGCACGGCCCTGACCATCCTGTCCGCCCTCACCCTGACCTCGCTGGCCACCGCTGCCATGCCCGCCGTAACGCCCGGCGCCTTCCATGCCCTGGGCGCCCCCACCAGCGGCAGCGCGAGGATCGTCCAGAAGGCCGGCAAGGCCACGCTGGAACTGAAGAACTTCAAGACCGAGGTCGGCCCTGACCTCCAGGTCTGGCTGTACCAGGCCGCCGCGCCCCGGAAGGGCGCCAACGACGTTCAGATCGCCAAAGGCAAATACCTCAAGGTGGGCGAGCTGAAGAAGTTCAAGGGTGAGTTCAGCTTTGCTCTGCCCGCCGGCACCCGGCTGACCGACTACAAAAGCGTCGTGATCTGGTGCCAGCAGGTCATGACCGCCTTCGGCGCCGCCGACCTGAAGTGA
- a CDS encoding YceI family protein → MNGITAPIHLLSHSGFHLPSRRVGAALAVVSLGAALGLSAYLGAGPQPITVTDASGAATFNFRVTGIPVPGQLGQVQPRVTFDPRDLTTAHGVVIVNLAKLNTGIALRDEHARNYIGAHAHPQARFTFASLSGATAIRPGQTVLATVEGQLDLNGVSVPLRAPVTLTYPPGGSVITVKTAFDVTFKDHHISIPGADPRTDVNVEFRLPVHR, encoded by the coding sequence ATGAATGGCATCACCGCCCCCATCCACCTGCTTTCCCACTCCGGGTTCCATCTCCCGTCCCGTCGGGTGGGGGCGGCCCTGGCAGTCGTCAGCCTCGGCGCGGCGCTGGGGCTGAGCGCCTACCTGGGTGCCGGCCCGCAGCCGATCACCGTGACGGATGCCAGCGGCGCCGCCACCTTCAATTTCCGGGTCACCGGCATTCCCGTGCCCGGTCAGCTCGGACAGGTGCAGCCGCGCGTGACCTTCGATCCGCGTGACCTGACGACCGCGCACGGCGTTGTGATCGTGAATCTGGCGAAGCTGAACACCGGCATTGCCCTGCGCGACGAGCACGCCCGTAACTACATCGGGGCGCACGCCCACCCGCAGGCCCGATTTACCTTCGCGTCGCTCAGCGGTGCCACGGCCATTCGCCCCGGCCAGACCGTGTTGGCGACCGTGGAGGGCCAGCTCGACCTCAACGGTGTGTCCGTGCCGCTGCGGGCGCCCGTCACCCTGACCTACCCGCCGGGCGGCTCGGTCATCACCGTCAAGACCGCCTTTGACGTCACCTTCAAAGACCACCACATCTCGATTCCCGGCGCCGATCCCCGCACCGACGTCAATGTCGAATTCCGCCTGCCCGTTCACCGCTGA
- a CDS encoding CGNR zinc finger domain-containing protein has translation MTPSFEFIGGDVSLDLVNTLMHRGHPAGADDLLQTGHDVRRWFQEAGVVSAREADALDAESALYGARRLRTALDQLYRPLSRRDAPATSTGLDTLNAVLAQGRERTEVSLTPQGFARSTRLEVLGPIDPSVQVAHAAAALLGRLQPARLKECENPDCDLLFYDESRNASRRWCAMQSCGNVTKQARHRSSRRARQAPGAQVEANQRDS, from the coding sequence ATGACCCCGTCATTCGAATTCATCGGTGGGGATGTCAGCCTTGATCTGGTGAACACCCTGATGCACCGTGGGCACCCTGCTGGCGCCGACGACCTGTTGCAGACCGGGCACGACGTGCGCCGCTGGTTCCAGGAGGCCGGCGTGGTGTCGGCGCGAGAGGCGGACGCGCTCGATGCCGAGTCCGCCCTGTACGGCGCGCGCCGGCTACGGACGGCGCTCGATCAGCTCTACCGGCCCCTGAGCCGGCGGGATGCCCCGGCCACCTCGACTGGCCTCGACACCCTCAACGCCGTGCTGGCCCAGGGCCGCGAGCGCACCGAGGTGAGCCTGACCCCCCAGGGCTTTGCCCGCAGCACACGGCTGGAGGTGCTGGGGCCAATTGACCCGAGTGTTCAGGTTGCCCACGCGGCGGCGGCGCTCCTTGGCCGCCTCCAGCCGGCGCGGCTCAAGGAGTGCGAGAACCCGGACTGCGACCTGCTGTTCTACGACGAGAGCCGCAACGCCTCGCGGCGCTGGTGCGCCATGCAGTCCTGCGGCAACGTCACCAAACAGGCCCGCCACCGCTCGTCCAGACGCGCCCGGCAGGCCCCTGGAGCCCAGGTGGAGGCAAACCAAAGAGATTCATGA
- a CDS encoding ABC transporter substrate-binding protein, producing the protein MKKAILFALAAATFANARAADVPVKVQLKWFPQAQFAGFFVAQAKGYYKAEGLDVSLLPIGDQSPIQTVATGTADFGTTWITDLLTARQQGLPVVHIAQLFQKSGYTLVSLKTKNISKPADLMGKRVGVWPSGNEYPAVALLKRNNMTSSLDSTVSNPSVQAVTYPFDPSLVFPDKVDAVSAMTYNEVNQIVGLGYPLDKLNVMNAADNGVNLLEDLMFTTQKVLDTKNFKGSGLSGQQVAAKLLRATIKGWNYAVANQKEAVNIVLVNCGNTCKGSGTRASAAGHQTWQMAEIAKLYKAGPTLKGMAGYLDPATYQANVRLLTDLGILKSAPSAGAVTYSVWEAATGKKAK; encoded by the coding sequence ATGAAGAAAGCCATCCTGTTCGCCCTCGCCGCCGCCACCTTCGCCAACGCCCGGGCTGCCGACGTGCCGGTCAAGGTGCAGCTCAAGTGGTTCCCGCAGGCGCAGTTCGCCGGCTTCTTCGTGGCGCAGGCCAAGGGCTACTACAAGGCCGAGGGGCTGGACGTCTCGCTGCTGCCCATCGGGGATCAGTCGCCCATCCAGACGGTCGCCACGGGCACCGCCGACTTCGGCACGACCTGGATCACCGATCTGCTGACCGCCCGCCAGCAGGGCCTGCCGGTCGTACACATCGCGCAGCTGTTCCAGAAGAGCGGCTATACGCTGGTCAGCCTCAAGACCAAGAACATCTCCAAGCCGGCCGACCTAATGGGCAAACGGGTGGGCGTGTGGCCCAGCGGCAATGAATACCCGGCCGTGGCGCTGCTCAAGCGGAACAACATGACCAGCAGCCTCGACTCGACCGTCAGCAACCCCAGCGTGCAGGCTGTGACCTACCCCTTCGATCCCAGCCTGGTCTTCCCCGACAAGGTGGACGCCGTGTCGGCCATGACCTACAACGAGGTCAACCAGATCGTGGGCCTGGGCTATCCGCTGGACAAGCTGAACGTCATGAACGCCGCCGACAACGGGGTGAACCTCCTCGAAGACCTGATGTTTACCACCCAGAAGGTGCTGGACACCAAGAACTTCAAGGGCTCGGGCCTCAGCGGCCAGCAGGTCGCCGCCAAGCTGCTGCGCGCCACCATCAAGGGCTGGAACTACGCCGTGGCGAACCAGAAGGAAGCGGTGAACATCGTGCTGGTCAACTGCGGCAACACCTGCAAGGGCTCGGGCACGCGCGCCTCGGCGGCCGGGCACCAGACCTGGCAGATGGCCGAGATCGCCAAGCTGTACAAGGCCGGCCCGACCCTGAAAGGCATGGCCGGCTACCTCGACCCCGCCACCTACCAGGCGAACGTCAGGCTCCTGACCGACCTGGGCATCCTGAAGAGTGCGCCCAGTGCCGGCGCCGTGACGTACTCGGTGTGGGAAGCGGCGACGGGCAAGAAAGCGAAATGA
- a CDS encoding ABC transporter permease — MTAVRARSRVALGGALLALGFVLLLLAVWTVWPYALDGVPPGRKALSLGLTLVGIIAGGLGLSAVAARTKGLIPALIAAGLALIAVEALLRAYGVPPGLIPTPTRVMQALWNARSVLLQDARVTFVQETLVGYLCGAVLGILVALAAVRFPFLERGALPYAGLFSSIPIVALAPVIVKAFGLEWTSKAIIVAVTVFFPVVVNVVRGLQSANPLLLDLMRTYAVTPAQAFALVRVPSALPFLFNALKIASTLAMIGAIVGEFFGTEGRGLGFRIQIEAGRFNLDIVWAAIVVASVLGIAFYAIIQWIEHRYTGWHASRRTSNGRTV; from the coding sequence ATGACGGCGGTGCGGGCACGCAGCCGGGTGGCCCTGGGCGGGGCCCTGCTGGCGCTGGGCTTCGTGCTGCTGCTCCTCGCGGTGTGGACTGTCTGGCCCTACGCTCTGGACGGGGTGCCCCCGGGGCGCAAGGCGCTGAGCCTCGGCCTGACGCTGGTGGGAATCATTGCGGGTGGACTGGGCCTGAGCGCGGTGGCTGCCCGCACGAAGGGGTTGATCCCGGCGCTGATCGCGGCTGGGCTGGCGCTGATCGCCGTCGAAGCGCTGCTGCGGGCCTATGGCGTCCCACCGGGGCTGATCCCGACGCCCACGCGGGTGATGCAGGCGCTCTGGAACGCCCGCTCGGTGCTGCTGCAGGATGCCCGCGTGACCTTCGTGCAGGAGACGCTGGTCGGCTACCTGTGCGGCGCGGTCTTGGGCATCCTCGTCGCGCTGGCGGCGGTGCGTTTCCCCTTTCTCGAACGCGGGGCACTCCCTTACGCGGGCCTGTTCTCCTCCATCCCCATCGTCGCGCTGGCCCCGGTCATCGTGAAGGCCTTCGGGCTGGAGTGGACGAGCAAGGCGATCATCGTGGCCGTGACCGTCTTCTTCCCGGTCGTGGTGAACGTGGTGCGCGGCCTGCAGAGCGCCAACCCGCTGCTGCTCGACCTGATGCGGACGTACGCCGTGACGCCCGCCCAGGCCTTCGCGCTGGTGCGGGTGCCCTCGGCCCTCCCGTTCCTGTTCAACGCGCTCAAGATCGCCTCTACCCTGGCGATGATCGGCGCCATCGTGGGCGAGTTCTTCGGCACCGAGGGGCGGGGGCTGGGCTTCCGCATCCAGATCGAGGCCGGGAGATTTAACCTCGACATCGTCTGGGCCGCCATCGTGGTCGCCTCGGTACTGGGCATCGCGTTTTACGCCATCATTCAGTGGATCGAACATCGCTACACCGGCTGGCATGCCAGCAGAAGGACGTCCAACGGTCGAACGGTCTAA
- a CDS encoding ABC transporter permease: MTVLKRVPARSAGNLGPMLIVAVVVLALYWPLMLWVNAAQAQRTLDSGAELDCMTAISCATQLRNPTLPAPAQLAASFRTMSTPPMAPTSAPYNTLVTAGETLVGLIIASVLGVILAVALVASRAFERITLPWLIASQTVPVVALAPMLAVVLGQYGVQGWLPKALIAAYIAFFPVAVGVSAGLRSPDPMQEDLMRTYRASGPQVFWKLRLPASLPFLFTSLKVAATAALIGSIVAEISTISYSGLGKMLAENSRASDTLALWVIMLYGAALGIALVGVIGLVERWVTPWRAGQSR, from the coding sequence GTGACGGTGCTCAAGCGGGTACCAGCTCGCAGCGCAGGCAACCTGGGCCCGATGCTGATCGTGGCCGTGGTCGTGCTGGCGCTGTACTGGCCGCTGATGCTGTGGGTGAACGCTGCTCAGGCACAGCGCACGCTGGACTCGGGCGCCGAGCTGGACTGTATGACGGCCATCTCGTGCGCCACGCAGCTCCGCAACCCCACCCTGCCCGCCCCGGCACAGCTGGCCGCCAGCTTCCGCACCATGAGCACGCCGCCGATGGCGCCCACGAGTGCTCCGTACAACACGCTGGTCACGGCCGGTGAGACGCTGGTGGGCCTGATCATCGCGTCGGTGCTGGGAGTGATCCTCGCGGTCGCGCTGGTCGCCTCGCGGGCCTTCGAGCGGATCACGCTGCCCTGGCTGATCGCCTCGCAGACGGTGCCGGTGGTGGCGCTGGCGCCCATGCTGGCGGTGGTGCTCGGGCAGTACGGCGTGCAGGGCTGGCTGCCCAAGGCGCTGATCGCCGCCTACATCGCCTTTTTCCCGGTGGCGGTGGGGGTTTCAGCGGGCCTGCGCTCGCCCGACCCCATGCAGGAAGACCTGATGCGGACGTACCGGGCCTCGGGGCCGCAGGTCTTCTGGAAGCTGCGGCTGCCCGCCAGCCTGCCCTTCCTGTTCACCTCGCTGAAAGTGGCGGCCACGGCGGCGCTGATCGGTTCCATCGTGGCGGAGATCAGCACCATCAGTTACTCGGGGCTGGGCAAGATGCTCGCGGAGAACTCGCGGGCGTCGGACACGCTGGCGCTGTGGGTGATCATGCTCTACGGCGCGGCGCTGGGCATCGCGCTGGTGGGCGTGATCGGCCTGGTCGAAAGGTGGGTGACGCCGTGGCGAGCGGGACAGTCCCGATGA
- a CDS encoding ABC transporter ATP-binding protein, with protein sequence MTSFPPTTEAAAVHLRNLNMVFRGAGSDTVALQDASLDIRPGEFISLIGPSGCGKTTLLRLMADLITPTSGELLIGGKTPAQARQAREYGYVFQAPALMEWRTVLNNVLLPLDVMDTPKETRRARAQAMLELVGLEGFADRYPWQLSGGMQQRVSIARALAFDPPLLLMDEPFGALDEITREKLNGELLRLWQETRKTVVFVTHGITEAVFLSTRVVVMTSRPGKIEGVVDIDLPHPRSQETRESPRFFELATRVRELLRKGHGFDVEE encoded by the coding sequence TTGACCTCCTTTCCACCCACCACCGAAGCCGCCGCCGTCCACCTGCGGAACCTGAACATGGTCTTCCGGGGCGCGGGCAGCGACACCGTGGCCCTGCAGGACGCCTCGCTCGACATCCGGCCCGGCGAGTTCATCTCGCTGATCGGCCCCAGCGGGTGCGGCAAGACCACGCTGCTGCGGCTGATGGCCGACCTGATCACGCCGACCTCGGGCGAGCTGCTGATCGGCGGCAAAACGCCCGCCCAGGCGCGGCAGGCGCGCGAATACGGCTACGTGTTCCAGGCGCCCGCGCTGATGGAGTGGCGCACCGTACTGAACAACGTGCTGCTGCCGCTGGACGTGATGGACACGCCGAAAGAGACGCGGCGGGCGAGGGCGCAGGCCATGCTGGAACTCGTCGGGCTGGAGGGCTTCGCCGACCGCTACCCCTGGCAGCTCTCGGGCGGGATGCAGCAGCGGGTCTCCATTGCCCGCGCGCTGGCCTTCGACCCGCCGCTGCTGCTGATGGACGAGCCCTTCGGCGCGCTGGACGAGATCACCCGCGAGAAGCTGAACGGCGAGCTGCTGCGGCTGTGGCAGGAGACCCGCAAGACAGTGGTCTTCGTGACCCACGGCATCACCGAGGCGGTCTTCCTGAGCACGCGGGTGGTCGTGATGACCTCGCGGCCCGGCAAGATCGAGGGCGTGGTGGACATCGACCTGCCGCACCCGCGCAGCCAGGAGACCCGCGAGTCGCCGCGTTTCTTCGAGTTGGCGACAAGGGTGCGCGAGCTGCTGCGCAAAGGGCACGGCTTCGATGTCGAGGAGTAA
- the hydA gene encoding dihydropyrimidinase gives MTLLIKNGEIITADQRYKADLLVEGETIAQIGENLSAPDGAEVIDASGKYVFPGFIDPHVHVHLPFMGTFAKDTHATASQAALIGGTTTYIEMLAPAGNEDLMDAWHLWSGMAEGHSACDYSFHLGVTAWNDATEGYLRELVAGGMTSFKVFLAYKGAFGIEDAALFRTLTLAKELGVVVTAHCENAELVAQLQARLLAEGKTGPEWHEPSRPEQVEAEGTAHFATFLEMTGAEGYVVHLSNAKALKAALDARARGVNIHIESVIPHFLLDKTFAERPGVEGAKHVMSPPLRDRSNQAALWAALDRGEIDTVATDHCPFDVEQKRMGDGNFTRIPNGIPAIEDRVNLLYTYGVSRGGLTLHRFVDAASTRTAKIFGLYPKKGEIAVGSDADLVIYDPAYRGKISAATSHVNNDYSGFEGFDIDGRPSVVTVRGQVAVRDGGFVGDPARGQLLRRTPHGGHG, from the coding sequence ATGACCCTGCTCATCAAGAACGGCGAGATCATCACGGCAGACCAGCGCTACAAGGCCGACCTTCTGGTCGAGGGCGAGACCATCGCGCAGATCGGGGAGAACCTGAGTGCGCCGGACGGCGCGGAAGTGATCGACGCCAGCGGCAAGTATGTCTTCCCCGGCTTCATCGACCCGCACGTGCATGTGCATCTGCCGTTCATGGGGACGTTCGCCAAGGACACCCACGCCACCGCCAGCCAGGCCGCGCTCATCGGCGGCACCACGACATACATCGAGATGCTCGCGCCCGCCGGGAACGAGGATCTGATGGACGCCTGGCACCTGTGGTCGGGCATGGCCGAGGGGCACAGCGCCTGCGACTACTCCTTCCACCTCGGCGTGACGGCCTGGAACGACGCGACGGAGGGCTACCTGCGCGAACTCGTGGCGGGCGGGATGACCTCCTTCAAGGTGTTCCTGGCCTACAAGGGCGCCTTCGGCATCGAGGACGCCGCGCTGTTCAGGACGCTGACGCTCGCCAAAGAGTTGGGCGTGGTCGTCACCGCGCACTGCGAGAATGCCGAGCTGGTGGCGCAACTGCAGGCCAGGTTGCTGGCCGAGGGCAAGACCGGCCCGGAGTGGCACGAGCCCAGCCGCCCCGAACAGGTCGAGGCCGAGGGCACCGCCCATTTCGCCACCTTCCTGGAGATGACGGGCGCCGAGGGCTACGTGGTGCACCTCTCCAACGCGAAAGCCCTGAAGGCCGCGCTGGACGCCCGGGCGCGCGGCGTGAACATCCACATCGAGTCGGTCATTCCCCACTTCCTGCTGGACAAGACCTTCGCGGAGCGGCCGGGCGTGGAGGGCGCCAAGCACGTCATGAGCCCGCCGCTGCGCGACCGATCGAATCAGGCGGCGCTGTGGGCGGCGCTCGACCGGGGCGAGATCGACACCGTGGCGACCGACCACTGTCCCTTCGACGTGGAACAGAAGCGCATGGGCGACGGCAATTTCACGCGCATCCCCAACGGCATCCCGGCCATTGAGGACCGCGTGAACCTGCTGTACACCTACGGCGTCAGCCGGGGCGGCCTGACCCTGCACCGCTTCGTAGACGCGGCGAGCACGCGCACGGCGAAGATCTTCGGCCTGTATCCGAAGAAGGGCGAGATCGCCGTGGGCTCGGACGCCGATCTGGTGATCTACGATCCGGCGTACCGCGGCAAGATCAGCGCCGCGACCAGCCACGTCAACAACGACTACAGCGGCTTCGAGGGCTTCGACATTGACGGGCGCCCCAGCGTGGTCACGGTGCGCGGGCAGGTCGCGGTGCGGGACGGCGGGTTCGTGGGCGATCCGGCGCGCGGACAGCTGCTGCGCCGCACGCCCCACGGGGGGCACGGTTGA
- a CDS encoding type II toxin-antitoxin system VapC family toxin, whose amino-acid sequence MRLLLDTNIPARLVNTGSPGHNEATDLIRTLSRSGHEMVVVPQCVYELWSVMTRPVGAPNGMGFSPERARSAVDDLSGWLTFLPDTPAIYDRWLELVSRFGVSGRPSHDARLAAAVLAHGLDGILTLNAPDFKRFSVNVLTPADFAPGGPPS is encoded by the coding sequence ATGAGACTGCTCCTGGACACCAACATTCCAGCGCGACTCGTGAACACCGGCTCGCCAGGTCATAACGAGGCGACTGACCTCATTCGCACCCTCAGCCGGTCTGGGCACGAGATGGTCGTGGTGCCCCAATGCGTCTACGAACTGTGGTCAGTCATGACCCGGCCCGTCGGCGCCCCCAACGGTATGGGGTTTTCGCCGGAGCGCGCCAGATCAGCCGTGGATGACTTATCTGGTTGGCTGACGTTTCTGCCAGACACGCCAGCCATTTATGACCGCTGGCTTGAACTTGTCAGTCGGTTCGGCGTATCTGGCAGGCCAAGCCACGACGCCCGCCTGGCCGCTGCCGTCCTCGCCCACGGTCTGGACGGCATCCTGACCCTGAATGCTCCAGATTTCAAACGGTTCAGTGTGAATGTCCTCACCCCAGCCGACTTCGCCCCAGGAGGCCCCCCTTCATGA
- the preA gene encoding NAD-dependent dihydropyrimidine dehydrogenase subunit PreA, with product MADLSINFAGIRAPNPFWLASAPPTNSGHQIHRAFEHGWGGAVWKTIGAPVLNISNRYGGLSIAGQRLLAINNVELISDRPLDVNLREIAEVKRMWPDRAVVVSAMVDADPQAWKDIVMQIEDTGADGIELNYGCPQGMSERGMGAAVGQVPEMCELNTHWVTSVTRLPVIVKLTPNITHIVDPAHAALAGGAHALSLINTINSVMKIDLDTLQITPNIGGRGTHGGYAGPAVKPIALNMLTELMSDAGVRGSGVPISGMGGIVTWRDAAEFILLGATSVQVCTAAMHYGYRIVEDMIDGLSNWMDEKGFATIYDFAGRALPQTSTFGELDLAYQAVARINPDKCINCNLCYVACNDTAHQCIDLVSADGVRVNPGFDPRVNGRQVADTRPQPVVREPDCVGCALCANVCPVDGCIEMVSVPSGRESITWDQLTAQRPEIAQSWDAMMAYRKEQGIEIH from the coding sequence ATGGCTGACCTGAGCATCAACTTCGCCGGTATCCGCGCCCCCAACCCCTTCTGGCTGGCCTCGGCGCCGCCCACCAACTCCGGCCATCAGATCCACCGGGCCTTCGAGCACGGCTGGGGCGGGGCGGTCTGGAAGACCATCGGCGCCCCGGTGCTGAACATCTCCAACCGCTACGGCGGCCTGAGCATCGCCGGACAGCGCCTGCTCGCCATCAACAACGTCGAGCTGATTTCGGATCGCCCGCTGGACGTGAACCTGCGCGAAATCGCGGAAGTGAAGCGGATGTGGCCCGACCGGGCGGTGGTCGTCAGCGCGATGGTGGACGCCGACCCGCAGGCCTGGAAAGACATCGTGATGCAGATCGAGGATACCGGCGCCGACGGCATCGAGCTGAATTACGGCTGCCCCCAGGGCATGAGCGAGCGCGGCATGGGCGCGGCGGTGGGCCAGGTGCCGGAGATGTGCGAGCTGAACACGCACTGGGTCACGTCGGTCACGCGGCTGCCGGTGATCGTGAAGCTTACGCCGAACATCACGCACATCGTCGACCCGGCGCACGCGGCGCTCGCGGGCGGGGCGCACGCGCTCTCGCTCATCAACACCATCAACTCGGTCATGAAGATCGACCTGGACACCCTGCAGATCACGCCCAACATCGGCGGGCGCGGCACCCACGGGGGCTACGCCGGCCCGGCGGTCAAGCCCATCGCGCTCAACATGCTGACCGAACTGATGAGCGACGCGGGGGTGCGCGGGAGCGGCGTGCCCATCAGCGGTATGGGCGGCATCGTCACCTGGCGCGACGCGGCCGAGTTCATCCTGCTGGGCGCGACCTCGGTGCAGGTCTGCACGGCCGCCATGCACTACGGCTACCGCATCGTGGAGGACATGATCGACGGCCTGAGCAACTGGATGGACGAGAAGGGCTTCGCCACCATCTACGACTTCGCGGGCCGCGCCCTGCCGCAGACGAGCACCTTCGGGGAACTCGATCTGGCGTATCAGGCGGTCGCGCGCATCAATCCCGACAAGTGCATCAACTGCAACCTGTGCTACGTGGCCTGCAACGACACGGCGCACCAGTGCATCGACCTTGTGTCGGCAGACGGCGTGCGCGTGAACCCCGGCTTCGATCCGCGCGTGAACGGCCGCCAGGTCGCCGACACCCGCCCACAGCCCGTGGTGCGCGAGCCCGACTGCGTGGGCTGCGCCCTGTGCGCCAACGTCTGTCCGGTGGACGGCTGCATCGAGATGGTCAGCGTGCCCAGCGGCCGCGAGAGCATCACCTGGGATCAGCTCACCGCCCAGCGCCCCGAAATCGCCCAGAGCTGGGACGCCATGATGGCCTACCGCAAGGAACAGGGCATCGAGATCCACTGA
- a CDS encoding NAD(P)-dependent oxidoreductase, with product MDDALSPPLRPLFAETFPPMSAHEATVEANRCLYCYDAPCLQACPTHIDIPTFIRKISTGNLRGSARTILEANFLGGTCGRVCPVQELCEGACVLNSEEKPIAIGRLQRYAVDHVQERGIQVFQPGAPTGRKVAVVGSGPAGISAAAELAKLGHAVTLLEKRELGGGLSTYGIIVLREPVEVSLREVEAVKALGVDIQTGRELVGAADLDILLAEYDAVFLAVGLGAVPAMGIPGEEHLIDGLQFIEDSKVNPQVLRIGARMAVIGAGNTAIDAATVARRHGAEVTMVYRRTEAEMTAYRHEYEFALHEGIQYQFLTQPVRVVTDNSGQVTGLECVKMVLGTPDASGRPSPRPLPGSEFVIPCDGVVKAIGQEKPALATALGLTVEKGYIAVDDQLQTSVPRVYAGGDCIRAVGTASTVMAVQDGKYAAAAIHQQLTAPTREEAAYG from the coding sequence ATGGACGACGCCCTTTCCCCGCCGCTTCGCCCCCTCTTCGCCGAAACGTTCCCGCCCATGAGCGCCCACGAGGCGACCGTGGAGGCCAACCGCTGCCTGTACTGCTACGACGCGCCGTGCCTGCAGGCCTGCCCCACGCACATCGACATCCCCACCTTCATCCGCAAGATCAGCACGGGCAACCTGCGCGGCTCGGCGCGCACGATCCTGGAGGCCAACTTCCTGGGCGGCACCTGCGGCCGGGTCTGCCCCGTGCAGGAGCTATGCGAGGGCGCCTGCGTGCTGAATTCGGAGGAGAAGCCCATCGCCATCGGGCGGCTGCAGCGCTACGCGGTCGACCACGTGCAGGAGCGCGGCATCCAGGTCTTCCAGCCGGGGGCGCCGACGGGTCGGAAGGTCGCGGTGGTGGGCTCGGGCCCCGCCGGCATCAGCGCCGCCGCCGAACTCGCCAAGCTGGGGCACGCGGTCACGCTGCTGGAGAAGCGCGAGCTGGGCGGGGGCCTGAGCACCTACGGCATCATCGTGCTGCGCGAGCCGGTGGAGGTCTCGCTGCGGGAAGTCGAGGCCGTGAAGGCGCTGGGCGTGGACATCCAGACCGGGCGCGAACTCGTGGGCGCCGCCGATCTCGACATCCTGCTGGCCGAATACGACGCGGTGTTCCTGGCGGTGGGCCTGGGCGCCGTGCCGGCGATGGGCATCCCCGGCGAGGAACACCTGATCGACGGCCTGCAGTTCATCGAGGACAGCAAGGTGAACCCCCAGGTGCTCAGGATCGGCGCGCGGATGGCCGTGATCGGCGCGGGCAACACCGCCATCGACGCCGCGACGGTCGCCCGGCGCCACGGCGCGGAGGTCACGATGGTCTACCGCCGCACCGAGGCCGAGATGACCGCCTACCGCCACGAGTACGAATTCGCGCTGCACGAGGGGATTCAGTACCAGTTCCTGACCCAGCCCGTGCGCGTGGTGACAGACAACTCAGGCCAGGTCACCGGCCTGGAGTGCGTGAAGATGGTGCTGGGCACGCCGGACGCTTCCGGTCGCCCCAGCCCCCGGCCGCTGCCCGGCTCCGAGTTCGTGATCCCCTGCGACGGCGTGGTCAAGGCCATCGGGCAGGAGAAGCCCGCGCTGGCGACGGCGCTGGGCCTGACGGTCGAGAAGGGCTACATCGCCGTGGACGACCAGCTCCAGACCAGCGTGCCGCGCGTGTACGCCGGCGGGGACTGCATCCGCGCCGTCGGCACCGCCAGCACCGTCATGGCCGTGCAGGACGGGAAGTATGCCGCCGCCGCCATCCACCAGCAGCTCACTGCCCCCACCCGGGAGGAGGCCGCCTATGGCTGA